A segment of the Phycisphaerae bacterium genome:
ACCTGCTTAGCGGCGAAGCTATGATAACAACGGGGCCTTTTTATATTTTTGGGTCTCAATATGACCCGAACATCAAGCCTTGGCCTTATGACTCTGAAAGAGCAAAGCAGTTGCTTGATGAGGCCGGCTGGATTGACCACGACGGCGACGGCATTCGAGACAAAGACGGCGTGAAGTTCAGCTTTCGGCTTGCTTTCGCTACCGGCCGGGTGTTCTATGAGCAGCTTGCCAAACTTTTCAAAGACACCGCCAGCACAGTAGGGGTCGAGGTAATTGCCGACCCCTATGAGTGGTCTGTCTTCACGCAGAAGTACCGTAAACACGACTTCGATGCCTTGGCTATCGGCTCCGGCGGCACGGTCGAATTTGACCCCTATCAATATTTTCACTCCTCACAGATAGCCGGCGGAGGTGATAACTGCACCAGCTATAATAATCTGCAGGCCGACGCCCTGATAGACGTGGCCAGGCGAACACTGGACCCTGAAAAGCGATACCCGCTCTATCACCGTTTTCACCGTCTTATCCACGAAGACCAGCCTTTTACTTTTCTTTACATAAGGCCGGAATGGCGTTTTCTCGATAAAAGATTTGAAAACGTCATAGAGCACAAGCTTGGGCTCAACCCTAATGAATGGTATGTCCCCAGGGACAAGCAGCGATACAAATGACAATATATATAATCAGACGTTTTCTTTTGATGATACCCACGCTGGCTGGAATCACCATAGTTGTTTTTGCCATCAGCCGGTTGGCGCCGGGTGACCCCGTCAGCTTGTCTCTGGGGCCTGGCGGTGCGTTGGACGCCCAGCGTGCCGCCGATGTCCGTGCGGCGAGGATGCACCTCTATGGTCTCGACAAGCCGGTTTATGTCCAATATGCCACTTGGCTCGGACGTGTTGTCCGATTCAACTTTGGCGATTCAATCAAGCACCATAGACCGGTTATTGATCTTATTAAGGAACGTTTGCCCATAACCCTGACGTTGAACCTGATATCCTTCATAATTATTTACGCCATTTCTATACCTATGGGTATTCTGTCGGCTGTGGGGCGCAAAAAGTTCATCGACCGTATAAGTTCCGTGATGCTGCTGATGTTGTGGTCGTTGCCCTCGATGTGGGTTGGCCAAATGCTCATTGGTTATTTGTGCGGTCCGCCGCTTAACTGGTTTCCGTCAGCAGGTCTGTCCAGCAATGATGCGGAGCAGTTTCCTTTTTTCCTTTGGCTTTCCGACCGGCTGTGGCACTTGGTTCTGCCTGTTTTCTGCTTGACGTACGCTGGTTTCGCATATCTGACGAAGCTCGTCAGAGCCGGCATGCTCGATAATCTTCGCGCCGACTACGTCCGTACCGCAAGAGCCAAGGGGCTTTCCAACTGGGCTGTTATATTCAGACACGCCTTCCGGAACAGTATCATCCCTGTCATTACTATTATGGCTACGCTATTGCCCGCGATGTTCGGTGGCTCTATCATAATCGAGAGAATCTTCAGTGTTTCAGGTATGGGTCTGCTTGCCTTTGAGGCAGTAACAACTCGTGATTACAATGTTGTTATGGGTGTCGCTACCATAGCCGGTTTTCTGAATTTAATCGGCTTGCTGCTGGCTGATATTGCTTACGCTATGGTTGACCCGCGAATCAGTTTTGAATCCGTAGAGTGATTTACTGTTATGACTAAACCGAATCAACAGCATAAAGAATGGGGCACATCATACGGCGAGATGGTCTGGCATGAGTTCACCAGGAGTAAATTCATCGTCGTCTGGCTGGGCTTTATAATCCTGCTTTTTTTGCTGGCGATATTTGCCCCATTCATCGCAAATGACAAACCCTTTGTCATCAGAATTGACGGCCAGCAGCATTACCCGCTTTTTCGAAATCTTGACGCTGCCGATTACAGCATTTTTCTGGCTGCAACAGTCGGCATGGTTCAAATTCTGCTTATCTGTCGGAATCGCAAACGTATTGACCCCTCAATCCGTTCAAGTGTTCTCTGGCGGCAAGTGTTTATCAACACGCTCATTAGCATCATCGGTGTAACGTTACTTTACGTCTTCATACCCAGCTGGCTCGACGCGACCGACTACAAATCGATGGTTGCTTCAGGCAAGGCGTCCGGTGCCGTCTTTGCCCCAGTGCCTTACGGCTACGGCAGGACCGATTTGAAGGTCCGAGAGCAGCCGCCGAATAGGCAGCACTGGCTTGGAACTGACGACGTCGGCTCGGACGTTCTATGCCGGCTTATTCACGGTAGCAGAATTTCGTTGTCCGTCGGTTTCGTCGCCGTAGGTATATCGAGCATCATAGGAATAATAATAGGCGCGATACTTGGTTATTCGGGCGGCAAGGCCGACTTCCTCGGTATGCGATTAGTTGAGATTATGATGGCCGTGCCCGTCTTTTTCCTAATCATAACCATTGTCGCGTTTTTTCCTCGCAGCCTGTTTAACATAATGCTCATTATTGGCCTGACTACGTGGACCGAAGACGCCCGCTTCGTTCGCGCCGAGTTTTTCAAGCTGCGCAGGCAGGATTTCGTTCAGGCGGCCGTGTCGTTGGGCCTGCCTCTGAGAAGCATTCTCTTCAGGCATATGCTGCCGAACGCGATTGCGCCGGTGCTGGTCAACGCGACATTTGGCATTGCCGGGGCCATATTTATTGAAGCGGCGCTTAGCTTCTTGGGTTTTGGTGTTGCGCCGCCGACACCGAGTTGGGGACAGATGCTGAGCCTGGGCGTAAGCACAACCGGAAGGTTCCTGTGGTGGCTCACACTTTTTCCGGGACTGGCAATATTCTTTACCGTTCTGGCCTACAACCTTGTTGGTGAGGCCCTGCGGGATGCGATTGACCCGCGTTTGAGGCAAGCTTAATGGCTGACAAAAGCAAACTGTTAGAAGTTAAAGGGCTTTGTGTCGATTTTTTCACCGAGCGGGGCGTTGCACACGCCGTGCAGAACGTCTCCTTTTCTATAAAAGAGGGACAAACATTCGCACTGGTCGGTGAAAGCGGCTGTGGAAAAAGCGTTACCGCGCTTTCGATTATGCGATTGGTGCCCTCTCCGCCGGGGACGATTGTTGCCGGGGAGATTGTGTTTGGTAATAGAAATCTGTTTGAACTCGGCGAGAAGCGAATGCGTGCCATTCGCGGGAATAAAATTGCTATGATTTTCCAGGAGCCTATGACCAGTCTCAATCCGGTTTATACGGTGGGCGATCAGATTGTTGAGGCTATTGAGCTCCATCAGAAAAAAAATGCGAACCAGGCCTGGGCAGATGCGGTTGAGATGCTGCAAAAGGTAGGCATCGCAGACCCTCAGCAGCGAGTACACGAGTATCCGCATCAGATGTCGGGTGGAATGCGGCAGCGGGTTATGATAGCTATGGCGATAAGCTGTAAGCCGGCGCTTTTGATAGCAGATGAGCCGACGACTGCCTTGGATGTAACAATTCAGGCACAGATACTGGATTTGCTCGACGAGCTGCAGGAACGAAGCGGTATGAGTATTTTGCTGATAACCCACAATTTGGGTGTGGTGGCTGAACGGGCCGACGATGTTGCTGTGATGTATGCATCGAGAATAGCAGAGGCAGCCGATTCGCAGAAGCTTTTTTCAGAACCTTTGCATCCATATACGCAGGGACTATTGAAATCGCTGCCGCGGTTGGGTTATTCAGCAAAACGTCTTCAGACGATTCCGGGGACAGTTCCTGATCCGCTGCATTTTCCGTCAGGCTGTAAATTTCATCCTCGCTGCCCGATAGGAAATACAGACAGGCGATGCCAAACCGTCGAGCCATTACTGCGTGAGGTTCAGGGATGCCGGTGTGTCGCATGCTGGTATGCACCGGGTTACGAAACTGGTGAAGAATATAAGGAATATGAGTCAAAATATGGCAAGCACAAACGGCTATCTGCTTAAGGTTGATAATTTAAAGACCTGGTTTCCTATAAAGAAAGGTCTGTTGCGTCGAACCGCGGGTTTTATCAAGGCGGTTGACGGCGTGAGCTTCGGTATCAAAAGGGGACAGACGATGGGGCTGGTCGGTGAAAGCGGCTGCGGCAAGACGACAGTCGCCAGGAGCATAGTTCGGCTGACCCAGGCTACGGCAGGAGAGGTAATTTTTGACCAGATAAATGTTTTGTCGGCGGACAAAAAGGAATCGAGAGAGCTTCACCGGCAAATCAGCCTTGTTTTTCAGGACCCGTTTAGTTCGTTAAATCCGAGAATGACAGTCGGTAATATTATTGGAGAGCCGTTGAAGGTGCAAAGGGGAGTGTCCGGCAGCGAGTTGACCGAAAGAGTTGCGGTATTGCTTTCCAAAGTGGGTCTGTCAGCCGAACATATAAACCGTTATCCGCACGAGTTCTCCGGCGGCCAGCGGCAGCGAATCGGGGTGGCCAGAGCTTTGGTGGTGGGGCCGAAGTTGGTTATTTGCGATGAGCCGGTCAGCGCTCTTGATGTTTCAATTCAATCGCAGATTTTGAATTTATTGAAGGATTTGCAGGATGAATTCGGATTGACATACCTGTTTATCGCGCACGACCTGGCTGTTGTAGAGTTCTTTTGTGATATTACGGCGGTTATGTATATGGGCAGGATAGTAGAGCGGGCTTCGGCGGAAGAGCTGTACCGTAATCCCGTACATCCTTATACTCGTGCCCTTATGTCGGCTATTCCGCAGGTCGAGCGGGGCTGGCGCGCTGCAAAAGGCGCATTTGGCGGCGAAGTGCCGAGCGTTTTGAATCCGCCGGCTGGCTGTCCTTTTCACCCGCGATGCCCGTTGGCAGAGGATGTTTGTCTGAAGCAGGCCCCTGCGTTGGAGGAAAAAGGCGAGGGGCATTTTGTTGCTTGCTGGAAATGTTAAAAGAAGCTCGACAAAAGCTGTTAAATTTGCGATAATGAGCCGTAAGTTTTGGATTAGAAAGTAGAATGGGCAAAACCAGCGTGGAAATAACCAGTGATAGAAATACCGCGGTAGTGGCTTTCAAAACCGCTTCGATAAGCAATGTGGAAGAAATAGCATCTGCTTCCAGGCAAATAAAGGAATTTATTGAGCAAAAGCATCCGAAGGAAGTGGTGGTTGATTTTGAAGGCGTAAAATTTTTCTCCTCTGCCGTCCTGGGGCTGCTTTTAGACATTCGCGCTAAACTGAAAACGTATGGTGGCGAAGTTGTGATAAGTGCGATAAACCCGCAGTTGTACAGGGTTTTCAAGATAACGCACCTTGACAGGATTTTCAAATTTTTCCCCGATAAAGCCGATGCTGTAGGGGCGGTAAGCACAGATTGAGTTGTGTTTAATTGGAAAGGCCGAGGCTATGAATGTTGTAGTGCAATTTTCGATTTTTATGGTTAATAAACCCGGAGTGCTGGCCCAGGTGCTCGGCGAGTTTGCGCAGGCTAAAATTAACATCGTAGCAATGACGATGATGGATTCTGTGGAACATGGTGTTATGAGGGTAATTTTCG
Coding sequences within it:
- a CDS encoding ABC transporter permease, whose product is MTIYIIRRFLLMIPTLAGITIVVFAISRLAPGDPVSLSLGPGGALDAQRAADVRAARMHLYGLDKPVYVQYATWLGRVVRFNFGDSIKHHRPVIDLIKERLPITLTLNLISFIIIYAISIPMGILSAVGRKKFIDRISSVMLLMLWSLPSMWVGQMLIGYLCGPPLNWFPSAGLSSNDAEQFPFFLWLSDRLWHLVLPVFCLTYAGFAYLTKLVRAGMLDNLRADYVRTARAKGLSNWAVIFRHAFRNSIIPVITIMATLLPAMFGGSIIIERIFSVSGMGLLAFEAVTTRDYNVVMGVATIAGFLNLIGLLLADIAYAMVDPRISFESVE
- a CDS encoding ABC transporter permease, coding for MTKPNQQHKEWGTSYGEMVWHEFTRSKFIVVWLGFIILLFLLAIFAPFIANDKPFVIRIDGQQHYPLFRNLDAADYSIFLAATVGMVQILLICRNRKRIDPSIRSSVLWRQVFINTLISIIGVTLLYVFIPSWLDATDYKSMVASGKASGAVFAPVPYGYGRTDLKVREQPPNRQHWLGTDDVGSDVLCRLIHGSRISLSVGFVAVGISSIIGIIIGAILGYSGGKADFLGMRLVEIMMAVPVFFLIITIVAFFPRSLFNIMLIIGLTTWTEDARFVRAEFFKLRRQDFVQAAVSLGLPLRSILFRHMLPNAIAPVLVNATFGIAGAIFIEAALSFLGFGVAPPTPSWGQMLSLGVSTTGRFLWWLTLFPGLAIFFTVLAYNLVGEALRDAIDPRLRQA
- a CDS encoding ABC transporter ATP-binding protein encodes the protein MADKSKLLEVKGLCVDFFTERGVAHAVQNVSFSIKEGQTFALVGESGCGKSVTALSIMRLVPSPPGTIVAGEIVFGNRNLFELGEKRMRAIRGNKIAMIFQEPMTSLNPVYTVGDQIVEAIELHQKKNANQAWADAVEMLQKVGIADPQQRVHEYPHQMSGGMRQRVMIAMAISCKPALLIADEPTTALDVTIQAQILDLLDELQERSGMSILLITHNLGVVAERADDVAVMYASRIAEAADSQKLFSEPLHPYTQGLLKSLPRLGYSAKRLQTIPGTVPDPLHFPSGCKFHPRCPIGNTDRRCQTVEPLLREVQGCRCVACWYAPGYETGEEYKEYESKYGKHKRLSA
- a CDS encoding ATP-binding cassette domain-containing protein — translated: MASTNGYLLKVDNLKTWFPIKKGLLRRTAGFIKAVDGVSFGIKRGQTMGLVGESGCGKTTVARSIVRLTQATAGEVIFDQINVLSADKKESRELHRQISLVFQDPFSSLNPRMTVGNIIGEPLKVQRGVSGSELTERVAVLLSKVGLSAEHINRYPHEFSGGQRQRIGVARALVVGPKLVICDEPVSALDVSIQSQILNLLKDLQDEFGLTYLFIAHDLAVVEFFCDITAVMYMGRIVERASAEELYRNPVHPYTRALMSAIPQVERGWRAAKGAFGGEVPSVLNPPAGCPFHPRCPLAEDVCLKQAPALEEKGEGHFVACWKC
- a CDS encoding STAS domain-containing protein; this encodes MGKTSVEITSDRNTAVVAFKTASISNVEEIASASRQIKEFIEQKHPKEVVVDFEGVKFFSSAVLGLLLDIRAKLKTYGGEVVISAINPQLYRVFKITHLDRIFKFFPDKADAVGAVSTD